One Malus domestica chromosome 11, GDT2T_hap1 genomic region harbors:
- the LOC103448747 gene encoding CLAVATA3/ESR (CLE)-related protein 6-like → MPSVLRASCLLLPFLVILSMLVVSSEARLSLVFSTLPNITDGHLFFRKLGFLVPKNEFYRRRFLIDVNRTAPGGPDPQHH, encoded by the coding sequence ATGCCTAGTGTTCTAAGGGCAAGCTGCTTGTTGCTACCATTCTTGGTCATTCTTTCGATGCTTGTAGTGAGCTCAGAGGCGCGTCTTTCTCTCGTTTTCTCAACTCTTCCAAATATTACTGATGGCCATCTCTTTTTTCGTAAACTTGGGTTTCTTGTACCGAAAAATGAGTTTTATCGGAGAAGGTTTCTTATTGACGTGAACAGAACTGCACCCGGAGGACCAGATCCCCAACATCATTAG